The proteins below come from a single Polymorphobacter fuscus genomic window:
- a CDS encoding diacylglycerol/lipid kinase family protein, with the protein MTGDAGWSAADALAARRIAVIVNGKSRRGRELFRAACEGLEAEGFTLTAAHALRNPRLLGTTLDRVIAEGCDVIAVGGGDGTLAMAAGKLAGKPILMAVLPFGTANSFARTLGIAPEVGPAVAVIADGDVARADVVAVGDTHFINSATIGVPARIAEDIPPGLKRWFGRVGYLLYGCWKFLTLKSFEARIAIDGQADVVEQVLEIRVGNGAFVGGLRVIDGADPESRDVVIQLVRGRYAAALAGVWAASLAGWRPARSRVRELRAQAFTLSCTPEQPLSVDGETGTCTPVTFTVEAGALHIIVPKGSNATSRTRDAGTGFMDVLD; encoded by the coding sequence ATGACCGGCGATGCCGGCTGGTCCGCCGCCGACGCATTGGCGGCGCGGCGCATCGCCGTCATCGTCAACGGCAAATCGCGGCGCGGGCGCGAGCTGTTTCGCGCCGCCTGTGAAGGCCTCGAAGCCGAAGGCTTCACGCTGACGGCCGCCCATGCGCTGCGCAACCCAAGGCTGCTGGGCACGACGCTCGACCGGGTCATTGCCGAAGGCTGCGACGTGATCGCCGTCGGCGGCGGCGACGGCACGCTGGCGATGGCGGCGGGCAAGCTGGCGGGCAAGCCGATCCTGATGGCGGTGCTGCCGTTCGGGACGGCGAACAGCTTTGCCCGCACCTTGGGAATCGCACCCGAAGTGGGTCCGGCGGTCGCGGTCATCGCCGATGGCGATGTGGCGCGCGCCGATGTGGTGGCGGTGGGCGACACGCATTTCATCAATTCGGCCACCATCGGCGTGCCGGCGCGGATCGCGGAGGATATTCCGCCGGGGCTGAAGCGCTGGTTCGGGCGCGTCGGCTATCTGCTGTACGGCTGCTGGAAGTTCCTGACCCTGAAGTCGTTCGAAGCGCGCATCGCCATCGACGGTCAGGCCGACGTCGTCGAACAGGTGCTTGAAATCCGCGTCGGCAACGGCGCCTTCGTCGGCGGGCTGCGCGTCATCGACGGTGCCGATCCGGAAAGCCGCGATGTCGTCATCCAGCTCGTCCGCGGCCGCTATGCCGCGGCGCTGGCCGGCGTCTGGGCGGCGAGTCTTGCCGGCTGGCGCCCGGCGCGGTCCCGGGTGCGCGAATTGCGCGCCCAGGCCTTTACCCTGTCGTGCACCCCCGAACAGCCGCTGTCTGTCGACGGCGAAACCGGCACCTGCACGCCGGTGACCTTCACCGTCGAGGCCGGCGCGCTGCACATCATCGTGCCCAAGGGATCGAACGCGACGTCACGCACCAGGGACGCCGGTACCGGCTTCATGGATGTTCTGGACTGA
- a CDS encoding DUF2254 domain-containing protein — MARLRDKYWFLPALAALTGLLAGIALVAIDISVGDDWLGQFETLHGSRPEGARAMLSTIAGSTITVAGVVFSITLAAVTYASGQHGPRLLTNFARDRGNQLTLGVFIGTYVYCLIVLRTIRTAGEDGGASAFVPQFAVYGALGLALASIGVLIYFFHHVTDTIHINNVIARIARGLIAEIHRNEKDGLADTDAARLSDPLDDVAVATLAADRAGYVESIDHEALVALASKHDLKLCVQCRPGDFIRIGTPLLAIDAAQLPAHRDSLRDAFAIGDRRTDLQDLRFGFDELTEIAIRALSPGTNDPFTALACIDWLTAALSECERTVAPAAPTLGTVQSRVSAISLTFADFIAATFAKMRQHAATEVQVKSATLHALETLAAGAMHPANRVLLMEEHARLAATLA; from the coding sequence TTGGCGCGGTTGCGCGACAAATACTGGTTCCTGCCGGCACTGGCGGCGCTGACGGGGTTGCTGGCAGGGATTGCGCTGGTCGCCATTGACATCAGCGTCGGTGATGATTGGCTCGGGCAATTCGAAACCCTGCACGGCAGCCGGCCGGAAGGCGCCCGCGCCATGCTGTCGACCATCGCCGGCTCGACCATCACCGTGGCCGGCGTGGTGTTTTCCATCACCCTGGCAGCGGTCACCTATGCCTCCGGCCAGCACGGCCCGCGCCTGCTGACCAATTTCGCCCGCGACCGCGGCAACCAGCTGACGCTCGGCGTGTTCATCGGCACCTATGTCTATTGCCTGATCGTATTGCGGACGATCCGCACCGCCGGCGAAGACGGCGGCGCCAGCGCCTTTGTCCCGCAGTTCGCCGTCTATGGCGCGCTCGGCCTGGCGCTCGCGTCGATCGGCGTGCTGATCTATTTTTTCCACCATGTCACCGACACCATCCATATCAACAACGTCATCGCCCGGATCGCGCGCGGGCTGATCGCCGAAATCCATCGCAACGAAAAAGATGGCCTTGCCGACACCGACGCGGCGCGCTTGTCCGACCCGCTCGACGACGTCGCTGTCGCGACACTGGCAGCCGATCGGGCAGGTTATGTCGAAAGTATCGACCATGAAGCGCTGGTGGCGCTGGCATCGAAGCACGACCTGAAACTGTGCGTGCAATGCCGGCCCGGCGACTTCATCCGCATCGGCACCCCCCTGCTCGCCATCGATGCGGCCCAATTGCCGGCGCACCGTGACTCGCTGCGCGATGCCTTCGCGATCGGAGACCGGCGGACCGACCTGCAGGACCTGCGGTTCGGTTTCGACGAGCTGACCGAAATTGCCATCCGCGCCCTGTCGCCCGGCACCAACGACCCCTTTACCGCGCTTGCCTGCATCGACTGGTTGACCGCAGCCTTGTCGGAGTGCGAACGAACCGTCGCACCGGCGGCGCCCACGCTCGGCACGGTCCAATCGCGCGTCTCGGCGATTTCGCTGACCTTCGCCGATTTCATCGCGGCGACCTTTGCCAAGATGCGTCAGCACGCGGCGACGGAAGTGCAGGTCAAATCGGCAACCCTGCACGCCCTTGAAACGCTCGCTGCCGGCGCGATGCACCCGGCCAACCGGGTGCTGCTGATGGAGGAACATGCACGGCTGGCGGCGACGCTGGCCTGA
- the edd gene encoding phosphogluconate dehydratase, giving the protein MSPLNPVIAAVTARIVERSAVSRQRYLDFITREGEAGTARPRLSCGNLAHGFAAAGDDKPAIRAERAMNIGIVTAYNDMLSAHQPYGRYPEQIKLFAREVGATAQVAGGVPAMCDGVTQGQAGMDISLGSRDAIAMGTAVALSHAMFEGVALLGICDKIVPGLLIGALRFGHLPAVFVPAGPMPSGLPNKEKVRVRQLYAEGKIGQAELLDAEAASYHSPGTCTFYGTANSNQMMLEMMGLQLPGSSFVNPGDGLRPALTRAAIHRLVAMDRHGDDPRPLGLLVDERAIVNAIIGLLATGGSTNHAIHLPAMARAAGIIIDWEDFDRLSGVIPMICNIYPSGAADVNAFHAAGGMGFVIRELVGNGLAHGDIATIGAGFADWQKVPVKDDAGLAWVDGPAASGDATILAPVATPFAPDGGMRLVAGNLGRAIFKTSAVDAKRWTIEAPARIFADQNDVLKAFKAGELDRDVVVVVRFQGPRANGMPELHKLIPSLGVLQDRGHKVALVTDGRMSGASGKVPAAIHVSPEAMGGGALARLRDGDMVRLCAQTGVLSTTADLAARSDAPTPPQPEGTGRELFALLRAHSDDAERGASAMLAAAGL; this is encoded by the coding sequence ATGTCGCCTCTCAACCCCGTCATCGCCGCCGTCACGGCGCGCATCGTCGAACGATCGGCGGTCTCGCGGCAGCGTTACCTCGATTTCATCACCCGCGAAGGCGAGGCCGGCACGGCGCGGCCGCGGCTGTCATGCGGCAACCTTGCCCATGGCTTTGCCGCCGCCGGCGACGACAAGCCGGCGATCCGCGCCGAGCGCGCCATGAACATCGGCATCGTCACCGCCTATAACGACATGCTTTCGGCGCATCAGCCCTATGGCCGCTACCCGGAACAGATCAAGCTGTTCGCCCGCGAAGTCGGTGCCACGGCACAGGTGGCCGGCGGCGTCCCGGCGATGTGCGACGGCGTCACCCAGGGCCAGGCCGGCATGGACATTTCGCTCGGCAGCCGCGACGCCATCGCCATGGGCACGGCAGTGGCGCTCAGCCATGCGATGTTCGAAGGCGTCGCGCTGCTCGGCATCTGCGACAAGATCGTCCCCGGCCTGCTCATCGGCGCGTTGCGCTTCGGCCATCTGCCGGCGGTGTTCGTGCCCGCGGGCCCCATGCCATCGGGGCTGCCCAACAAGGAAAAGGTGCGCGTCCGGCAGCTATATGCCGAAGGCAAGATCGGCCAGGCCGAGCTGCTCGATGCCGAGGCTGCCTCCTATCATTCACCCGGCACCTGCACCTTCTACGGCACCGCCAACAGCAACCAGATGATGCTCGAGATGATGGGGCTGCAACTGCCGGGATCGAGCTTCGTCAACCCCGGCGACGGCCTGCGCCCGGCGCTGACCCGCGCTGCCATCCACCGGCTGGTGGCGATGGACCGGCACGGCGACGACCCGCGGCCGCTGGGGCTGCTCGTCGATGAACGCGCCATCGTCAACGCCATCATCGGCCTGCTGGCAACGGGTGGCTCCACCAACCACGCCATCCACCTGCCGGCGATGGCGCGCGCCGCCGGCATCATCATCGACTGGGAGGACTTCGACCGGCTGTCGGGCGTCATCCCGATGATCTGCAACATCTATCCGAGCGGCGCCGCCGATGTGAATGCGTTCCACGCCGCCGGCGGCATGGGGTTCGTCATCCGCGAACTCGTCGGCAACGGCCTGGCGCATGGCGATATCGCGACGATCGGCGCCGGCTTTGCCGATTGGCAGAAGGTGCCGGTGAAGGACGATGCCGGGCTGGCCTGGGTCGATGGGCCGGCTGCCAGCGGCGACGCCACCATCCTGGCACCGGTCGCGACGCCCTTTGCGCCCGATGGCGGCATGCGGCTGGTTGCCGGCAACCTGGGCCGGGCCATCTTCAAGACCAGCGCCGTCGACGCGAAGCGCTGGACGATCGAGGCGCCGGCGCGCATCTTTGCCGACCAGAATGACGTGCTGAAAGCCTTCAAGGCCGGCGAGCTCGACCGTGACGTGGTGGTGGTTGTGCGCTTCCAGGGACCGCGCGCCAATGGCATGCCCGAGCTTCACAAGCTGATCCCCAGCCTGGGCGTGCTGCAGGACCGTGGCCACAAGGTGGCGCTGGTCACCGATGGCCGCATGTCGGGCGCCAGCGGCAAGGTGCCCGCCGCCATCCACGTCAGCCCCGAAGCGATGGGCGGCGGTGCGCTTGCACGGCTGCGCGACGGCGACATGGTGCGCCTGTGCGCGCAGACCGGCGTGCTTTCGACCACCGCCGACCTCGCCGCCCGCAGCGATGCGCCGACTCCGCCGCAGCCCGAAGGCACCGGCCGCGAGCTGTTCGCCCTGCTGCGCGCCCATTCCGACGATGCCGAACGCGGCGCCTCGGCCATGCTGGCAGCGGCGGGGCTCTAG
- a CDS encoding MFS transporter produces the protein MTAIALPKDAPADLPGEAPVLPATRPGAAGAWALAQAARDPYVILITIYIFAPYYVTRVIGDPVAGQTLVAGANKWGGWIVMATAPLLGATIDRLGPRKPWLAAVVALMVAMTAALWFTPPGGGGLSPAMVATILAAMTVAFAYHEMLHNALLVPAAGLSGAARASGLGLAGGNAMSVLMLVGVLIAFALPGKVAWGWLPAAPLWGLDPALGEPDRVTTLIVAAAMAAFSLPLFLKVPDMARSALSLGGAVRTGAADLAALFRGARGHRNVLTYLLARMIFTDGLTAILVFSGLFAAGAMQWATLEMLAYGIILSVAAVVGGLLAGWLDDAVGPKTSLKLELALLIVFEALALGMGRHRMFYQPWDGPALWDGPMFTTLPELVFLGLGCIIAITVTAAYASSRTMLTRVAPPDQLGVFFGLYVLSGNATMWLGPLLIEAATRIGGSQSAGLTPILGMLGLGWLLLFVVRGGGPVK, from the coding sequence ATGACAGCCATCGCCCTGCCGAAGGACGCGCCTGCAGACCTGCCCGGGGAGGCGCCGGTGCTGCCGGCGACCCGCCCCGGTGCGGCCGGTGCCTGGGCGCTCGCCCAGGCGGCGCGCGACCCCTATGTCATCCTCATCACCATCTACATCTTCGCGCCCTATTATGTGACGCGGGTGATCGGCGACCCGGTGGCGGGGCAGACCTTGGTCGCCGGCGCCAACAAATGGGGCGGCTGGATCGTCATGGCGACGGCGCCGCTGCTGGGCGCGACGATCGACCGGCTGGGGCCACGCAAGCCGTGGCTGGCGGCGGTCGTCGCGCTGATGGTGGCGATGACGGCGGCGCTGTGGTTCACCCCGCCCGGCGGCGGCGGGCTGTCGCCGGCGATGGTGGCGACGATCCTTGCCGCAATGACAGTGGCCTTTGCCTATCACGAGATGCTGCACAATGCCCTGCTGGTGCCGGCGGCGGGGCTGTCCGGCGCCGCGCGCGCGTCCGGGCTGGGGCTGGCGGGCGGCAATGCGATGTCGGTGCTGATGCTGGTCGGGGTGCTCATCGCCTTTGCGCTGCCGGGCAAGGTGGCGTGGGGCTGGCTGCCGGCGGCGCCGCTCTGGGGCCTCGATCCGGCGCTGGGGGAGCCCGACCGCGTCACCACGCTGATCGTGGCGGCGGCGATGGCAGCGTTCAGCCTGCCGCTGTTCCTGAAAGTGCCCGACATGGCGCGGTCGGCGCTGTCGCTGGGCGGCGCGGTGCGGACGGGCGCCGCCGACCTGGCGGCGCTGTTCCGCGGCGCGCGCGGGCATCGCAACGTGCTGACCTATCTGCTGGCACGGATGATCTTCACCGACGGGCTGACCGCCATCCTGGTGTTCAGCGGGCTGTTCGCCGCCGGCGCGATGCAATGGGCAACGCTGGAAATGCTTGCCTATGGCATCATCCTGTCGGTGGCGGCGGTCGTCGGCGGGTTGCTCGCCGGGTGGCTCGACGATGCCGTGGGGCCCAAGACCTCGCTCAAGCTGGAACTGGCGCTGCTGATCGTCTTCGAGGCGCTGGCGCTCGGCATGGGCCGCCACCGGATGTTCTACCAGCCATGGGATGGCCCGGCGCTGTGGGACGGGCCGATGTTCACGACGCTGCCGGAACTGGTGTTCCTGGGGCTCGGCTGCATCATCGCCATCACCGTGACGGCGGCCTATGCCTCATCCCGCACCATGCTGACGCGGGTGGCGCCGCCCGATCAGCTCGGCGTGTTCTTCGGCCTGTATGTGCTGTCGGGCAATGCCACCATGTGGCTGGGACCGTTGCTGATCGAGGCAGCGACCCGGATCGGCGGCAGCCAGTCGGCCGGCCTGACGCCGATCCTGGGCATGCTCGGGCTGGGCTGGCTGCTGCTGTTCGTGGTGCGCGGCGGCGGGCCGGTCAAATAG
- a CDS encoding MmcB family DNA repair protein, with product MTGAAALALPFAAVDVVRGVSRLLVRAGVAPLAEVSLGCGRRADILGVDGAGRLTLVEVKVSLADLRGDRKWPEYLDYCDRFYWAVPAGFDLAPFADDSLAPARTGLIVADRFDAEVVREAPWVPLSSARRKAETLAFARRAALRVMLANDPEAVLIGVD from the coding sequence ATGACCGGTGCCGCCGCCCTCGCTCTGCCCTTCGCCGCTGTCGACGTCGTGCGGGGCGTCTCGCGGCTGCTGGTTCGTGCCGGCGTGGCGCCGCTTGCCGAAGTGTCGCTGGGCTGCGGCCGCCGCGCCGACATTTTGGGGGTGGATGGCGCCGGCCGGTTGACGCTGGTCGAGGTCAAGGTGTCGCTCGCCGATCTGCGCGGGGATCGCAAATGGCCCGAATATCTGGATTATTGCGATCGCTTCTACTGGGCGGTGCCGGCCGGGTTCGACCTGGCGCCCTTCGCCGACGACAGCCTGGCCCCGGCCCGGACCGGGCTGATCGTCGCCGACCGCTTCGATGCCGAAGTGGTTCGCGAAGCGCCCTGGGTGCCGCTGTCGTCGGCGCGCCGCAAGGCCGAAACGCTGGCCTTCGCCCGCCGCGCGGCGCTGCGCGTGATGCTCGCCAATGACCCCGAGGCCGTGTTGATCGGCGTCGACTGA
- a CDS encoding cell wall hydrolase, whose translation MISATSSRLILLTLASALLLAAGDASTSSSAQMGPVVDDSLLAPMTATDTSAANAALAASLPADIAAAAVGTPAAATPSTPLPPYKLAQLVSDMGNATDLAEDEDLRCLASAVYFESRGEPLEGQLAVAQVILNRVESGRYANSVCGVINQPGQFSFDRSRTPAVGVDWRRAQAIARIAAQDLWRAIAPRAVSFHAARLSPGWRGKTRIARIGNHVFYR comes from the coding sequence GTGATCAGTGCAACCAGCAGCCGCCTGATCCTTTTGACCCTCGCCAGCGCGCTCCTGCTCGCCGCCGGCGATGCATCGACCAGCAGTTCGGCCCAGATGGGCCCGGTGGTCGATGACAGCCTTCTTGCTCCCATGACTGCCACCGACACCAGCGCCGCCAACGCCGCGCTCGCCGCCAGCCTGCCGGCCGACATCGCCGCCGCTGCCGTCGGCACTCCTGCCGCCGCCACACCTTCGACGCCGCTGCCGCCCTACAAGCTGGCGCAGCTGGTCAGCGACATGGGCAACGCCACCGACCTGGCCGAAGACGAAGATCTGCGCTGCCTTGCCAGCGCCGTCTATTTCGAATCGCGCGGCGAACCGCTCGAAGGCCAGCTCGCGGTCGCCCAGGTGATCCTCAACCGGGTCGAATCCGGCCGTTACGCCAACAGCGTCTGCGGCGTCATCAACCAGCCCGGCCAGTTCAGCTTCGATCGCAGCCGCACGCCCGCCGTCGGCGTCGACTGGCGCCGTGCCCAGGCGATCGCCCGCATCGCCGCGCAGGACCTGTGGCGCGCCATCGCCCCGCGCGCCGTGTCGTTCCACGCCGCGCGCCTGTCGCCGGGCTGGCGCGGCAAGACGCGGATCGCCCGGATCGGCAACCACGTCTTCTACCGTTGA
- a CDS encoding DUF1491 family protein: MTARLASGIRVAALLRRVAAAGGFATVLARGDATAGSIAIVTRDRGETQVLEPVLALAGGYEWRTAASGESVDSWVERARKRDPDLWVIELDIPDAARFVAETASSD; this comes from the coding sequence ATGACGGCGCGCTTGGCCAGCGGCATCCGCGTGGCGGCGCTGTTGCGCCGTGTCGCTGCCGCCGGCGGCTTCGCCACGGTGCTGGCGCGTGGCGACGCGACCGCCGGCAGCATCGCCATCGTCACGCGTGACCGCGGTGAAACCCAGGTGCTGGAACCGGTGCTTGCCCTTGCCGGCGGCTATGAATGGCGCACGGCGGCCAGCGGCGAATCCGTCGATAGCTGGGTCGAACGCGCGCGAAAGCGCGATCCGGACCTGTGGGTGATTGAACTGGATATCCCGGACGCCGCACGCTTCGTCGCCGAAACGGCTTCGTCCGATTGA
- a CDS encoding PTS sugar transporter subunit IIA, with amino-acid sequence MTNNVTGFDDLVDADGLMVGLAVTDKAALLAAMAERAAAAAGLSADTILEHVLLREALGSTGFGGGAAIPHARIEALSGIIVVVASLAAPLDFAALDGEPVDIAVLMLSPQAAGADHLKALARISRTLRDPARLDAMRAAGSATALRRALAVVEEASRRAA; translated from the coding sequence ATGACGAACAATGTTACCGGGTTCGACGATCTGGTGGATGCCGACGGCTTGATGGTCGGCCTGGCCGTGACGGACAAGGCGGCCCTGCTGGCGGCGATGGCGGAGCGGGCTGCCGCCGCGGCCGGCCTGTCGGCCGATACCATTCTCGAACATGTCCTGCTGCGCGAGGCGCTGGGATCGACCGGCTTCGGCGGCGGCGCCGCGATCCCGCATGCGCGGATCGAGGCGCTTTCCGGTATCATTGTCGTTGTCGCCAGCCTGGCAGCGCCCCTGGACTTTGCCGCGCTCGACGGCGAACCTGTCGATATCGCCGTGCTGATGCTGTCGCCGCAAGCTGCCGGCGCCGATCATCTCAAGGCGCTGGCGCGGATCAGCCGGACCTTGCGCGACCCCGCCCGGCTCGATGCGATGCGCGCCGCCGGTTCGGCCACGGCGCTGCGCCGCGCCCTTGCCGTTGTCGAGGAGGCATCGAGGCGGGCGGCATGA
- the hpf gene encoding ribosome hibernation-promoting factor, HPF/YfiA family — protein sequence MDIRISGHQVDTGSAFGTHVRERLNAMIDKYFPRAISAQVTLAPAPHGHFSCDIVMHVMSDIILKSTNRAGEAHPAFDGAADRIDKQLRRYMRRLKDRHGPGAERSAERAAIAVLDNADYKIFAPVPDEAEPEGDHPLVIAETRVDIPEASVGDAVMMLDLRNTNALLFVNSMSGDHNMVYRRDDGSIGWVEPRRALAGVAK from the coding sequence ATGGACATTCGCATTTCAGGCCACCAGGTCGACACGGGCAGCGCCTTCGGCACGCACGTTCGCGAGCGTTTGAATGCGATGATCGACAAATATTTCCCGCGCGCCATTTCCGCCCAGGTGACGCTGGCGCCGGCGCCGCACGGGCATTTTTCCTGCGACATCGTCATGCACGTGATGTCCGACATCATCCTGAAGAGCACCAACCGCGCCGGGGAAGCGCATCCGGCCTTCGACGGTGCCGCCGATCGGATCGACAAGCAGCTGCGCCGCTACATGCGCCGGTTGAAGGACCGCCATGGCCCGGGCGCCGAGCGATCCGCCGAGCGCGCCGCCATCGCGGTCCTCGACAATGCCGATTACAAGATCTTCGCACCCGTGCCCGACGAAGCCGAGCCCGAGGGCGACCATCCGCTGGTCATCGCCGAAACCCGGGTCGACATTCCCGAAGCCAGTGTCGGCGATGCGGTAATGATGCTCGACCTGCGGAACACCAACGCACTTTTGTTCGTTAACAGCATGAGCGGCGACCATAATATGGTCTACCGCCGGGACGACGGAAGCATCGGTTGGGTGGAACCGCGCCGCGCATTGGCCGGGGTTGCCAAATGA
- the dnaQ gene encoding DNA polymerase III subunit epsilon → MREIVWDTETTGIFPGDGHRIVEIGAVEMIGKVVTGRTFHTYIDPCRAMPKDAQAVHGLSTAFLTGQPVFEMVVDEFLAFIGDAPLVAHNAAFDMEFLNYELKRANLPLIPHTRSIDTLEISRKINPGAKHTLDALCSRYGIDLSGRTKHGALIDAELLARVYVELTGGRQIGFDLATEAVEVELVVDRVNFGIRDHVALPEELERHAAFVATLKDPVWLQ, encoded by the coding sequence ATGCGCGAAATCGTCTGGGACACGGAAACCACCGGCATCTTTCCGGGTGATGGTCATCGCATTGTCGAGATCGGCGCCGTCGAGATGATCGGCAAGGTCGTCACCGGTCGCACGTTTCACACCTATATCGATCCGTGCCGGGCGATGCCCAAGGATGCCCAGGCGGTGCATGGCCTGTCGACGGCGTTCCTGACCGGCCAGCCGGTGTTCGAGATGGTGGTCGACGAATTCCTGGCGTTCATCGGCGATGCGCCGCTGGTGGCGCACAATGCGGCGTTCGACATGGAATTCCTCAATTACGAGCTGAAGCGGGCAAACCTGCCGCTGATCCCGCATACCCGCTCGATCGACACGCTGGAGATTTCGCGCAAGATCAACCCGGGTGCCAAGCACACGCTCGATGCGCTGTGCAGCCGCTATGGCATCGACCTGTCGGGGCGCACCAAGCATGGCGCGTTGATCGACGCCGAGTTGCTGGCGCGGGTTTATGTCGAGCTGACCGGTGGCCGCCAGATCGGTTTCGACCTTGCCACCGAGGCGGTGGAGGTCGAGCTGGTCGTCGACCGGGTCAATTTCGGCATCCGCGACCATGTCGCCCTGCCCGAGGAACTGGAGCGTCACGCGGCCTTTGTCGCGACCCTCAAGGACCCGGTCTGGCTGCAGTAA
- a CDS encoding phytanoyl-CoA dioxygenase family protein, whose translation MSPIATSLNFQSHGAERLPGAVARDLAALRGSIAYLPADHAGIRIRGVATLTPFLASHGSIGAIAACTLGPRSRPVRAVLFDKTAGTNWSLAWHQDRTICVERRDEVQGFGPWTTKQGMQHVAPPFELLSRMVTLRIHLDDVPATNAPLLIAPGSHKHGRIPVGGIDAVVRQCGTYTCLADAGDVWIYATPILHASEAAAKPARRRVLQVDFAAEELPGGLEWLGV comes from the coding sequence ATGTCCCCGATTGCCACCTCGCTGAATTTTCAGAGCCACGGTGCGGAACGCCTGCCGGGTGCCGTAGCCAGAGATCTCGCCGCACTGCGCGGCTCCATAGCTTACCTCCCGGCAGATCACGCCGGCATCCGCATAAGAGGGGTTGCAACACTAACCCCATTCCTCGCATCGCATGGCTCGATCGGCGCGATTGCCGCCTGCACCCTCGGTCCAAGGAGCCGACCGGTTCGGGCCGTCCTGTTTGACAAGACCGCAGGAACCAATTGGTCGCTGGCTTGGCACCAAGATCGCACCATTTGTGTGGAACGGCGCGATGAGGTTCAAGGCTTCGGCCCGTGGACCACGAAGCAAGGGATGCAGCACGTCGCTCCGCCCTTTGAGCTGCTGTCTCGCATGGTGACGTTGCGCATCCATTTGGACGACGTTCCCGCGACCAATGCCCCACTGCTGATCGCGCCCGGTTCGCATAAACATGGTCGCATTCCAGTCGGTGGAATTGACGCCGTTGTGCGCCAGTGTGGCACGTACACCTGCCTCGCAGATGCTGGAGACGTGTGGATTTATGCGACCCCGATCCTGCACGCATCGGAAGCCGCCGCTAAGCCCGCCCGCCGGCGGGTTTTGCAGGTCGACTTCGCAGCGGAGGAGCTTCCGGGCGGGTTAGAATGGCTAGGCGTCTGA
- the coaE gene encoding dephospho-CoA kinase (Dephospho-CoA kinase (CoaE) performs the final step in coenzyme A biosynthesis.), with translation MIIIGLTGSIGMGKSTVAAMFERSGIPVFDADAAVRALQGPGGRALPAIEAIFAGTTHAGGLHREKLGAQVFGNPAALKQLEAILHPLVGEAQSNFLARHRLKRAVVLDVPLLFEKGGWRRCDLTIVVSAPLRVQRARVLARPGMTRAKFAAILKSQMPDAEKRRRADVVIETGRGRRVTWMAVRRVVERLRREGA, from the coding sequence ATGATCATCATCGGCCTCACCGGATCGATCGGCATGGGCAAATCGACCGTCGCCGCGATGTTCGAACGGTCGGGCATCCCGGTGTTCGATGCCGATGCCGCCGTCCGCGCCCTCCAGGGTCCGGGCGGCCGCGCCCTGCCCGCCATCGAGGCCATCTTCGCCGGCACCACCCACGCCGGCGGGCTCCACCGCGAAAAACTCGGCGCGCAGGTCTTCGGCAACCCCGCTGCGCTCAAACAGCTTGAAGCCATCCTCCACCCGCTCGTCGGCGAAGCGCAGTCGAACTTCCTCGCCCGCCACCGGCTGAAACGCGCCGTCGTTCTCGACGTGCCACTCTTGTTTGAAAAGGGCGGCTGGCGGCGCTGCGACCTGACCATCGTCGTCAGCGCCCCCTTGCGCGTCCAACGCGCGCGCGTGCTCGCCCGGCCGGGCATGACGCGGGCCAAGTTCGCCGCGATCCTCAAGTCACAGATGCCCGACGCTGAGAAGCGGCGGCGCGCCGATGTCGTGATCGAAACCGGGCGGGGCCGACGAGTGACATGGATGGCGGTGCGCCGTGTCGTGGAGCGCCTCCGTCGTGAAGGCGCCTGA